A region of the Hyla sarda isolate aHylSar1 unplaced genomic scaffold, aHylSar1.hap1 scaffold_3275, whole genome shotgun sequence genome:
AAATTGTGCCCAAAAaggcagatttattaaaacctgtgcagaggaaaagttggccatagcaaccaattagattgcttcgtTAATTTTGCACAggaccttttaaaaatgaaagaagcaatacgattggttgctatgggcaacttttcctctgcacaagttttgataaatctctcctaaagtgtcaatatttcgtgtggccaccattattttcctgcactgccttaagcctcttgggcataaaGTTCCCCAGAGCCTCACAGGTATTTACTGGAGTCCTCTTTCACTCCATCATGACAACATCATGGAGCTAATGGACCTCCCTCACCTTCCATTTGATGATGTCCCACATGCTCAAtaaggtttaggtctggagacatgctgggccagtccatcacctttaccttcAGCTTCTTTAGCATGGCAGCGGTCATCTTAGAGGAGTGTTTGGGTTTGTTATCATGTTACAATACTGCCCTGTGGCCTAGTCTCCAAGGGGAGGGTACCATGctttgcttcagtatgtcacagtacattgttgacattcatggttccctcaataaaCTGTAGTTATCTTAGTCTCATCGAACCACAGGACATGTTCcaatccttagtctgcttgtcttcagaaaactgtttgcaggctttcgtgtgcatcatctttagaagagacTTCCTTCTAGGATGACAGCTAtgaagaccaatttgatgcagtgtgtggcgTATGGTCTAGGCATTGACAGGATAACCCACCCACGCCTTCAACCTTTGCATCAATGCTAGCAGCATTCAAACacctatttcccaaagacaacctctggtaattatgctgagcatgtgcactcaacttctttgttgGACCATAGTGAGGCATGTTATGAGGGGAGCCTGTTctgtgaaactgctgtatggtcttgcccactgtgCTGCAGCTCAATTTTAGGGTCTGGGCAATCATCTCATAGCCTAGGACATCTTTATGCACAGTAACAAATCTTTTTTTCACATCCTCAGCAAGTTATTTGCCATGAGGAGCCACGTTGAATTTCCAgaaaccagtattagagagtgtgagagtgataacaccatATTTGAGACACCTGCTCCCATCACATGGCATCGGGGAGGAAAAATGAATAATTGGGCCAatatggacatttccacttaggggtgtactcacttggaTTTCTACAGAAGGTCATAAATATATGTTCTTTAGCTCTTCCCCACCATATTTCATATAATATGTATGATTGGTATAAAACATTAGTTGAGTCACTCACATGAACACAGGAAGCATTATAGTACCTTTTATTTGTAGGGTAAAGCTCCACTGTAATAACATCGAGAGCATTCCATGCTGCTATACTGGTGCCACAGAAAAGGCACTGCCAGCCAATCATTGCGGATTCACTGCttccgaagaagaggaagaaacAGCAAACTGCCGAGATCAGCATGGACCCAGCTGTAGGCGAACAAAAGATTAAAAGTTATAAGAATGGAGAGAAAATGTCCTGGAAAAAGATTTTACCAAAGTTAATCCCTGCTTATTTACCTACTGGATTTTGCTGTGATACATACAACCAAAACAAAGACACCAACTGCAACATTTACAAACCAGTCGTGTTAGTTTTCAGACAAACAACCATGGTCTCCCCTCGATCACAGACTGGTCTCCCTGATTGCCATGGTTCTCTCCTGTTtcacacactgcccccccccccccatccttgtatTTCCTGGctcttctctttctcttctctGGGACCCTGCAGGACCTTTGACATGTTACCAATACAACACCAAAGGTCCTACAATTACAGTTTAGTCAAGATTTGCACAAAATCATCACAAAACTCCCAGAAATTtaaccacctctttgagaagacaacCTCCTAATCCTGACCCGATTTTGTGTGACTTATTTTCAGGCTACCACCCACCATTTTTCACAGTTgtcattttctttgagaagaccaccaccATAAATGTCTACTTTTTTAGTGCAATTTTTGGTGATCTTTTTAAAGAGATTTTATTGTAATAGTGCAAGATTATGCCATTCCTGGTTTTTAGAAAATTGTGCAGGTGTCACTATGGGCATAATAACTGATACCATTTCGGGTAATCTGTAATGATTTCCTTATGGTGTCTAGCACAACAAGATCTTTGTTTCAGAAAATTAGAGATCACCCTGGATACTCACCTATCATTTTTATTCTTCCAATTTTGTCCATAAGGAGAGCGGAGATAATATTTCCAGGTAATACCGATAAGCTTCCAAGAAAACTAACCAGGTAAATCAGAAAATCATTGTCTTCTTCAAAGTCAATATCACAGTCTTCTTTATGATTAGAGAATGTGCTGTTTATTAGTGTGCAGTCAATGAATCTGTGCTCATGAAGATCTGTGTAAGCAACACATGGACAGCCATAAGCATCACAACAGATGTCAGCACTTACCATACAATATACAGTAGGATTTCTGTATTCCCTTGTATTTTACAATCTCTGATTATGTGGAATTGTACCAAGAGATCTGTCAGTGAAATTACAACGGGTAATACAATTGCTTTGATTGTGAATCACAAAGATACAAATCTTTGTTCCAATGTATCCATAGGGCAGGTAAATAGTTAAATGAGCActttcagatccaaaaactttttatatggtgttactgatgaaaatgtgCAATATGATTGTTTCAAAAAATGTTAagctttaataaagaaaacggctcctgaaattcccaccactaggggtcaacatacctactgggacactaaccagccctgcagcagcatcagtcttgtccatgagtcatggacaagagatgcctCATGGACAAGGTTGCAGGAGCAGACATGCCAATCATATTTGGAACTGTAGATTTGATACAGATTTCCCACTAGGGAAATATTCTGTGACAATCTGCAACATTCCCACAAAAATACTAAATTATTACTAAAATGAAACATCCTGgctgctctatgcactgaggctctgtaacATGCCGCCAGCTCACAGagtaggctgattgacaagctaggagcatgcacagagccctgcttgtatcgcccacacttcctgtatttagtcTCAGCACAGCTGCCAGACAAAACAGACCaataatagctgcagggacaagacagtgcTATGGCAGTGGAGGGACCACTAGTGATAAGAAGTATAGATCCcttttttatcaaaaaatgtaCACATTTGTTTAACTAATGTATATTTAAAACATACACATATTATtatctaaatatataaaaatgtttttaaaatgtcaatgcccatttaaatacattaatatatattactataaagATGTTCCCAAATACCTTTTATTATTTACTACTCACTGTCTGAGGGTAGTGTACAGATTATTCACAACCTGTCTGTGACTTTGGCGGTCAGCTTCTGTTGGCATACTCTCACATAACACTACAGACTGGGTCCTGCTCTGTGTCCTACTCTGTGCTGTGCAGCTGCTGCTATGCGAGTTCCTCGACCTGTCACTAAGGTGCATGTTTGGACAGCCTTGATGTGAAGGGGCAGGGCACAGCACCAAAATCTGTCTCCTTCCTATCACAGCTCTCTAACATCTATGTAAGCCTGATCTGCCCTTTCCTTAGTGCCTGAGCATTGTTGTGGTTCCTGGTGTCCATTCGTGACAGTGTTCTGTTTCAGATCCAGCTTCTCTGTTTATTGACCTGTCTCCTTGTCTCCATCTGATTTTTCCTGTACTGTATCGTCTATCCTGTTGTCAACCAGGATTGTTGACTCTGAACCTGTGCTACTTGCCTTAACATTCTAGCCTATTATTTACTCCACATCTGCCTGTTGCTAGGGTACTGTTACACTTTGTAATTGACCTGGCCAGTTGATTGTGCTTACTTGCCTAATAGACTAGTGCCACCTTCTGGAACATCTGATCTACTGAGATAGCTGCTATCCACATCAGGCCCGTGCATGTGAAGGGATCTAGTACCCTCTAGCATTTGAAGTTCAGGTTCCACTGGGTAGAAGGTACTCAGTCCCTGCTCCTGGGCATGGCCCAGAGTCAAACCGGTTGGGTAGCACAGCAAATCCACACACATTGTCGGTGTACTGTACTACCACACAGCTAAATAGACTGTGTCATGAATCAGAGCACGAGATAAGCCACCCTCCTTGCTCTGTCACTCATTAGCACATTATATTTAATTATATTGGGATAAATCAAGGATGCTGGATGGCTGGATGCATATATACCTATATCCCAATATTATACCCTATGATCAGCAAAGTTCTGCCTCCACTCTATCTATGTGTCTTCAAGATAATGCTGAAAAGAGTACATAAAGAGACAGCTATAGCAAAATAAATAGCATTCCAAAACCTACATTTAACCCAATATACTATAGTGTAATGTGCTAATGAGTGACCAGCAGAGAAGTACGGACCGCTGACATCAATCGGGCCTGCTGCTAGGATAGATTGTTTCCTTCTATTAATGTGATAGCGGACATTTTGAATAAACTATTAACACCTAGACAAGACATGCAGGAATAAATAGCACAAATTATTTATTAACATCGTTATGGCAATATAgactaatttattttttattatttccttttCCTTATTTCCCAGAGAAGCCCTTCATGAACTTCCATGTACAGAAACAGAGTGGCATTCAGCAAGGAGCATGATGTCTTTCTTCTAGACATTTCTTCAAACTAAAGACATTATTATATCTTACCTGTATTGTGAAAATATGAATATTTGATGGTACAGTTCTTAAAGATGGTGCCTGTTGAAGTAACATCCTCAAAGTAGCATTCATCAAAGACACAGTCCTCAAAGGTGACATATTTGAACTTCATCTTATAGaaccttaaaaaaaatgaaaaataatacatGAATTGATGGAAGGAAAGTACTAATGTTTAAAATGAATGTGAAGAAGCTTTAAATACCTGTGTGATGAAATACCTTGTGCCATAAAAATACAAGTATGTACAAACACAATGTTATACCTTTTGTAATCTTCAATCTTTTGAACTGTAAGTTTTATACATTGTTCACTACACTGTGTTAGTATGCTAGGGCCATATAACAGGACATGAGCATTATATTACTACTACTGTTTgcttgtgacccccccccccccccccccacacacacacccccccccccccccacacacacacacacacacacacacaccaaaaacaaattaataaatacaaaaatcTGATATTAGTAACAtcagtactatggggggggggggtgacttataattgtgtttaaactttttttaattgtGAAAAGTGAAAAGTTGTTACATTTTGCTCAGCGAGTAAACCATAGAAAATGATGTACTGAAATGAAATTTCAAGAAATATGTatatgtgcaaaatgtatcaaatgtcgTGCGACCATCTATTAAATTTGGCTCACGTACATTTTAATACTAAACAATAAATTCCCtctgtttttatattttggacacaTAACATTCTGCCTTattgccactagatggcagtgtagCTTAAACAATACAAATGGCAAGGCTCTCCTGGACAGTTTTACAggacataaagaaagaggagACATTCATGTTTTTGCTGTATATTGAACCCTGAAAATATAGAATCCTGTACATTTAGATTGGTTTTAAAGATGTTTTTTATGAGAGCTGTGCAAGTCAAAGATGTAAATGCCAGGAAATCCTCATGTGCATCTTTTACAGATACTAACAAACAAATAAATCAAataattaatgaataaataaacaaattattaataataagCTTACACTGCACCTAAACAGGTCCTGTTTTTTACAACTTAATTGGGGGAATTAGCTCTTCTGTATAATATATGCAGGCAAAACTAAAAGGTATAAATTTAGCCATCAAGGGACAAATCCTGTAACTTACTTGTCATTGTAATAGGTCCCATCGATGTGTATTTGGTTTTCAAGGGTAAAATTGAATACAAAGTTCTTGACATGTTCATTCTCAAATCTTTTAACTCTGCTTGCATACTCTTCATCTTGTATGTACCGAATTGTATCAGGAAACCAGACCGTAAGACCATAGTAGCTGCAGAACATGAAAAGTAGACATTCTGAGAACACTGCTCAAATTAGAGGagtgacaatgaaaaaaaaaagttaccttaAGGACATAGTAAACCAAACCACTGCCAGAAATATTGTGTTTTTCCTGTACTGGCCAGAAAAGCAGAACAGTATGCTCTCCCATACCTACAGCAAAAAGAGAGAATTAATTATAGACCAAGTAGACATCCTCCTCCAATATCAGAATAACTATTTGTTTAGTAAATAGAATATTCTATGTATATAAAActtcatgtgtgtatgtatgtttgtatgttcctgcataacttccaaatggctgaagtAATTTTGATGAAACATCGTACACATGATACTTATATGTCAAGTAAAAATATAGTTAACTAACTATAACCCACTTCCATTTGCAAGGGGCGGATATTATTTACGAGTCCAAAGCAAGTCTATAGTACATTTGGTGCATTTTCTAATCGCATCACTatcgggctgcagagattgctggGACTTTGAAACATCCTGCCGACTGTCCTGCAAGCAGGTGCAGAAAATAGTGCGGGTGTTGGAATATGAGCTGAGGATGGGAAGATGGGATTAAAGGACTAGATGTGATGACTAGATGTAAGGACAGATGTGAGATTGGGATATGTGGGCCGGAAATGAGGTcaggaggttggaatatgaggacgagatagaaagatgagatatgaggtcgggatatgaggaggggatatgaggtcaggataggaggacgggatatgacgagAGCTTTATTGTTGCTTTTTCTCTCCCATAAGGTTTATAAGGATTATAAGACatatatgatttattatgaaTAAGTTATTTCACAACATACCTGCTTGACAACTGTCATGACCCTGACCAGCCAGCGCTGAAACCATGTCCCAGTGGAACTCTGAATTTCAATAAACTCATCAACTTGTTTCGGTGTCTTAATATGGGAAACCTAGAAAATAAGAAAAAGGAAATTGTTCTTTGTACAGGAGAAGACATGGTCTTACATGTAGTGCCCTTTATCTGCCAACTAGGCATTAATACTTAACTTTGGGGCTTTAGTTAGTTGTGTACAGCCAGGATACAATATCAAAGAGTAAATTACACATTGGGATTATATATAGACCCTACTGTAGGCCAAtataatatgtttattatgttatatcatAAAGTACaacaaactacaactacaacaaaCAAAAGTGTACTAGAAATTGTCAAAGATTAACTCTTACTGTAAAAACTTTTTCCGGTTCTCCCTTGGCTCTCATATTGGTGTCATGAACCTTCTTTAGAATCATCCAAGCTTCATCATGTTTACCAGTCTGTAAGAAAACCCAAGTCAGCAATGACAGCgctaactaactaactaacacAAGCTAGAGGGCACTGCTGTGGAGAAAGACCAATTATGTCAGCATATACTGTGGAGGCTAGCATTCTGTCACTGTGGCAACATGCAGTCCTGATGCCTGTGGGTCCGGAGGTGCTGGGAACCAAGAAACCTGAAGTCACTCAATAgcatacatagaaagacaaaaaggtacccgcactcaccgtgaggaaacagcagaccgactTCTATGGCATCTCGAACAGATCCGACTTCAGACTGACAGCATggcgctcagagtggaggcgactgcAGGCAAAGTTCCAAGCAgatcgtgcttcttccggcctcgtacgaggccggaagaagcgcgatctgcgcgaaactttgccggcagtcgt
Encoded here:
- the LOC130329971 gene encoding synaptic vesicle glycoprotein 2B-like (The sequence of the model RefSeq protein was modified relative to this genomic sequence to represent the inferred CDS: added 34 bases not found in genome assembly); its protein translation is MCLSRSNKGMLGLIVYLGMMCGAFVWGGLADRLGRKKCLTISLAINAAFSFISSFVQGYGFFLFCRLISGFGIGGSLPIVFAYFSEFLSREKRGEHLSWLCMFWMIGAVYASIMAWSIIPHYGWGFSMGTHYHFHSWRVFVVICVFPCIASMIALKFMPESPRFLLETGKHDEAWMILKKVHDTNMRAKGEPEKVFTVSHIKTPKQVDEFIEIQSSTGTWFQRWLVRVMTVVKQVWESILFCFSGQYRKNTIFLAVVWFTMSLSYYGLTVWFPDTIRYIQDEEYASRVKRFENEHVKNFVFNFTLENQIHIDGTYYNDKFYKMKFKYVTFEDCVFDECYFEDVTSTGTIFKNCTIKYSYFHNTDLHEHRFIDCTLINSTFSNHKEDCDIDFEEDNDFLIYLVSFLGSLSVLPGNIISALLMDKIGRIKMIAGSMLISAVCCFFLFFGSSESAMIGWQCLFCGTSIAAWNALDVITVELYPTNKRYYNASCVHMTAAMLKKLKVKVMDWPSMSPDLNLIEHVGHHQMEGRSATSIFTQ